The region TTGGGATCTAAACAGTAGATCAAGGCTCATTGCCTTTGCAAAGGAACATGGGATCCCCGTACCAGTCACCAAAGAAAAACCATACAGCATGGACGCAAATATGCTACACATTAGCTATGAGGGTGGGATCCTAGAAGACCCATGGGCAGAGCCTCCAAAGGATATGTTTCTGTGGACAAAGGCCCCTGAAGATGCACCTGATGAACCTCAATATGTTGAGATCACCTTTGAAAAAGGAGATCCCGTAGCAATTGATGGCGAACCCCTTACACCTAGAAAACTCCTTCAAAGGCTAAATGAGCTCGGTGCCCTTCATGGGATTGGACGTATAGATATTGTAGAAAACAGATTTGTAGGCATGAAATCCAGGGGAGTGTATGAAACCCCTGGTGGTACCATACTAAGGATTGCCCACCAAAATCTTGAGACCATTACACTGGACAGAGAGGTAGTCCACCTGAGAGATAGCCTGATCCCTAAATACGCAGAGCTCATCTACTATGGATTCTGGTTTTCTCCTGAACGGGAGGCACTTCAAGCCCTTATTGACGAGTCCCAAAAAGACTGTTCAGGAGTAGTGAGGTTAAAACTCTACAAGGGCACATGCCAGGTAGTGGGAAGACGTTCTCACAAATCCCTCTACAGTCCAGAGCTTGCGACCTTTGAGGCAGATGAGGTCTATAACCAAAGGGATGCAGAAGGATTTATCAGGCTTCAGGGTCTAAGACTTAGAATGCGCGCCATGCTTCAAAATAAATTAGGTGCAGAGGACCAGGAGTGAATGTTGTAGGTTTTGACAATCACCAGACCAGAATGGAATGGGAATAGATAAACGTAAAAACCTTAGAGTAGTTTTTAAGACAAATTGTTCTGTTGAACCCATTAATGGAGATCTTAGTCCCTTTGAGGCAGACTCAACCAAGGATATAAGCCTAAAGGGCAT is a window of Dissulfuribacter thermophilus DNA encoding:
- a CDS encoding argininosuccinate synthase, yielding MKDTPKKIVLAYSGGLDTSVILKWLKETYHCEIVAYSANIGQDEDWDKVREKAWATGADEVVIRDLRDEFVRDFVFPMMRANAIYEGQYLLGTSIARPLIAKEQVNVAHETGADAVSHGATGKGNDQVRFELTYMALDPELKIIAPWRIWDLNSRSRLIAFAKEHGIPVPVTKEKPYSMDANMLHISYEGGILEDPWAEPPKDMFLWTKAPEDAPDEPQYVEITFEKGDPVAIDGEPLTPRKLLQRLNELGALHGIGRIDIVENRFVGMKSRGVYETPGGTILRIAHQNLETITLDREVVHLRDSLIPKYAELIYYGFWFSPEREALQALIDESQKDCSGVVRLKLYKGTCQVVGRRSHKSLYSPELATFEADEVYNQRDAEGFIRLQGLRLRMRAMLQNKLGAEDQE